A stretch of the Jeotgalibacillus haloalkalitolerans genome encodes the following:
- the manA gene encoding mannose-6-phosphate isomerase, class I, whose protein sequence is MTEYPMFFEPIFKERIWGGNQLKSFGYDLPFDHTGECWGIAAHRNGQSVIKNGAHKGKTLGELWKNERHLFEDFPGERFPLLTKILDAAQDLSVQVHPDNEYAEKHEGEPGKTECWYVIDCEEGAEIVYGHHAKSRKELEFMIKNAQWEKLLHKVPVKKGDFYFVPSGTIHAIGAGITILETQQNSDTTYRVYDYDRKDQNGNKRELHIEKSIAVTTVPASIPEMKETVEVGGDRKVIHYVENEYFTVEKWQINGSFVVEQPYPFQLVSVISGFGSVTTAGACYEFNKGDHFLLPCGIGELEFKGESELIIAHV, encoded by the coding sequence ATGACGGAATATCCGATGTTTTTTGAACCGATATTTAAAGAAAGAATCTGGGGAGGTAATCAGCTGAAATCTTTTGGGTATGATCTTCCTTTTGATCATACGGGAGAGTGCTGGGGGATTGCCGCTCACAGGAATGGGCAAAGTGTAATAAAAAATGGTGCACATAAAGGAAAAACACTTGGTGAGCTCTGGAAAAATGAACGTCACCTTTTTGAAGATTTTCCAGGAGAAAGATTTCCGCTCTTAACCAAGATACTTGATGCCGCTCAGGATTTGTCTGTGCAGGTTCATCCGGATAATGAATATGCGGAGAAGCATGAAGGAGAGCCTGGTAAAACTGAATGCTGGTATGTGATTGACTGTGAAGAAGGTGCAGAAATTGTCTATGGCCATCATGCGAAAAGCCGTAAGGAACTTGAGTTTATGATAAAAAATGCTCAGTGGGAAAAACTTCTTCACAAAGTGCCGGTTAAAAAGGGCGATTTTTATTTCGTGCCGAGTGGAACGATTCATGCCATTGGAGCTGGTATAACCATATTGGAAACACAGCAGAACTCTGATACCACATATCGGGTGTATGATTATGATCGTAAGGATCAGAATGGAAATAAGAGAGAGTTACATATAGAAAAATCGATCGCTGTGACAACTGTTCCTGCTTCCATCCCTGAAATGAAAGAGACAGTTGAAGTGGGTGGAGACAGAAAAGTGATCCATTACGTGGAAAATGAATATTTCACAGTAGAGAAATGGCAGATAAATGGCTCTTTTGTTGTTGAACAACCTTATCCTTTTCAACTTGTCAGTGTCATTTCAGGTTTTGGATCAGTTACAACTGCCGGTGCATGCTATGAATTCAATAAAGGTGATCACTTTTTATTACCGTGCGGAATAGGTGAACTGGAATTCAAGGGTGAGTCGGAGTTGATTATAGCGCACGTCTAA